The following are from one region of the Salvia hispanica cultivar TCC Black 2014 chromosome 1, UniMelb_Shisp_WGS_1.0, whole genome shotgun sequence genome:
- the LOC125201363 gene encoding E3 ubiquitin-protein ligase SIRP1, translated as MEEVEAPRYWCHMCSQNVNPTLEIDSIKCPICQSGFVEEMASQENDSPPTDLQLGGSDSDRTLSLWAPILLGMMGNQRRRRRMRRMGFEESDNENDNDNDDEFGRHHHHGEEELDRELEAIARRRSSAAILQLFQGMRAGILSEPETDQGTNRAGDNEPMILINPFNQTIIVQGSGNESISRAPIGSLGDYFIGPGLDLLLQHLSENDPNRYGTPPARKEAVEALRTVKIEDTLQCSVCLDDCEIGDEVKEMPCKHKFHSKCILPWLELHSSCPICRHQLPCEESELDSEGSRNDSSSGETDNGDRNERGRQFSVSLPWPLSGLFSSSNTSNASPSTSHHRDEN; from the coding sequence ATGGAGGAAGTTGAGGCACCAAGATATTGGTGCCATATGTGTTCACAGAATGTGAATCCAACCTTGGAGATTGATTCAATAAAATGCCCCATCTGCCAAAGTGGCTTTGTTGAGGAAATGGCCTCTCAAGAAAATGATAGCCCTCCTACTGATCTTCAACTTGGAGGGTCGGATTCAGATCGCACCCTCTCCCTCTGGGCGCCAATCCTACTCGGTATGATGGGCAACCAACGGCGTAGGCGCCGTATGAGGCGCATGGGGTTTGAGGAGAGCGACAATGAAAATGACAACGACAATGATGATGAGTTTGGAAGGCACCACCATCATGGGGAGGAGGAGCTTGACCGTGAACTGGAGGCTATAGCGAGGAGGAGGAGCTCAGCCGCGATTCTGCAGCTCTTCCAAGGCATGCGGGCTGGGATACTATCTGAGCCAGAGACTGATCAAGGGACTAATAGAGCTGGAGATAATGAGCCTATGATTCTCATAAATCCCTTTAACCAGACCATCATTGTTCAGGGATCGGGAAATGAGTCCATAAGTCGTGCACCTATTGGCTCCCTTGGGGATTATTTCATTGGACCAGGGCTCGACTTGCTGCTGCAGCATTTGTCGGAGAATGATCCAAACAGGTACGGGACACCTCCAGCTCGCAAGGAGGCAGTTGAAGCTCTACGGACTGTGAAAATCGAGGACACTCTTCAGTGCTCCGTTTGTTTGGATGATTGTGAGATTGGTGATGAAGTTAAGGAGATGCCTTGCAAGCATAAGTTCCACAGTAAGTGTATCCTGCCATGGCTCGAGCTTCATAGCTCTTGCCCCATCTGCAGGCACCAATTACCTTGTGAAGAGTCGGAGCTCGACTCTGAGGGGTCAAGAAACGACAGCAGCAGTGGAGAGACGGACAATGGTGATAGAAACGAAAGAGGGAGACAGTTCTCGGTTTCTCTTCCGTGGCCCTTAAGCGGCTTGTTTTCATCCTCCAATACTTCAAATGCCAGCCCAAGCACTTCACACCACCGGGATGAGAATTGA